The Salvia miltiorrhiza cultivar Shanhuang (shh) chromosome 2, IMPLAD_Smil_shh, whole genome shotgun sequence DNA window ATGATTACATTTTCTACAGTGTTAGAAAACTTATCCTGCCCTGCCCAAAATATAAATCTCCTCATAGACTTGTACGTTTTACTTCAATTTGCCGACTAGCATTGAACCCTACCTTAGCCAGCTTTCCCTCCTTCAGCTAGTTCGACTCTCATCTTCTGCCCGCAACAAATTATGCTTTGACATTAATCCTTTTAAGGCAATTACTTCCATATACAtttcattttagttttttttttgtttgctgCATTGTCTAGTAGATCTATTCTCGATAATTGCAGCTCATCTTTCATCACTTTGTCTCAATGTTCACATTTGACCTGACTTTGTCAAGCTTCGCCTTGCGCACGGCTGCTTGGATTTGCCTCTCATGCTCTTTGAGCATGTCCTCCATGTTCCCTCCAGGAGGCATTAACGGCCCCGAGTAAATGATCCTGTTTCTCTTGGGCATGTATCCCTGAAAAGATCAGACGGGTCAAGTATCAGATACGTTTTATAAAACATGGAAGATAGGCTATGTTTTGGGAACATACTGTTGAGTCGTTATTCAATCCCCTCCGCCCATTCTTTGGATGGAAGTCTGAGGAGTCTACTATAGGCTGACGAAGCTCGGTTCCCTGTCTCATGAGCTCTGCAGGATGCTGGTGGCGCAGGCCGTGGACTGAATGATCGGGATCTTCGTTCATCTTCTTGTTCCAAGAGTATCCTGCTGCATTCGGGTGGATCACAGACTTGGACTGGTGAGTACATCCATTCTTAACTCTGGGAGGCACAATAGGGAAGCCATTTCCACTGTCTGGATTATACTGATAATGCGTGCTCGTGTTTGGTTTTCCCTGTTAAGAGAAATTCCTCCATAATCTCGAGTTTGAAATTGCAGGAAAATAAAACATGTGAAAACAGATAGAGAACCTGGCCCTCTGGAATAGCCTTCTGTATGCTTGAAATCTTGCTTGCATTATCTTCTTTACCTCCTTTACCGCTCTCACCTCTTCGCCTGCATTAGGACCAAAACATAGTTTTCTCAGAAAAAGCAGTGCTCCCTGCTGAGAGAATAGTGTGTGTTTtatgtgtttttgtttttgtttttttgttagCAGTCTTACCTCTTGGCTTCTTCGTCTCTAATCCTGGCCTCGAGCTCCTTACTTGAAGGGTACCTCGGCAGTTTAGATGGCTCACAGGGCAGAGGCTTTGATGTGAAGAACTGCAACCAAGAGATGTCCTCATTTTAGCACGAGCCAAGGATTCAGTTGCACGTTTTCTTTAACCAGAGGTAAGGAAAAAGTAATATATATACCCCACTCTTGAGTGCGGAAGAAGCAGTGCCCCGTTCCTGTGGATCTATCGAGAGAAGGACTTCGAGAAGAGCCAAAGCAGACGAGGGTAAGTCCTTGAACGTCTGAGAAAGGCTGCGCTTGTAGACGCGCTGCGTTCTAAAGCTACTAGCGAGTGGTAACTTGGTCTTCTTCCAGAAAGCTTCTGTTGGTGAACCACACAGCTTGAATATCTTGTGTGTTTGTTCCACCTGAAAAAAAAggaattcaatttttattattatattaagtttgtttttgatttgaaatctttaaaaaaaatacctctGTTCTTCCAGGCATGATAGGCTTCCCAGTAAAGAGTTCAGCAAGAATGCAACCAACGCTCCACAAATCAATGGCTGCTCCGTAATCCGTCGCTCCCAACAACAGCTCCGGAGCTCTGTACCAGAGAGTCACGACACGGCTCGTTAAGGGGTGCTTCTTGCTGGGGTTAAGGATTGTGGCCAAGCCAAAGTCCGCGATCTTGAGAGCCCCATTGCTGTCGACGAGGATGTTTGCACCCTTGATATCGCGGTGAAGGATGCCCCGGCTATGGCAGTGCTCAAGGCCGTGTAAAATCTGCTGCATATAGCATTTGATCTGCATACGGAAGTAGTCAGTCGAATGCATGCATGCCTAGTTGGTGGTTGAAAGGTCACGAGTTTTACCTGTGGTTCGGTGAATTTGACCTTGGTCGATGCTAAAAGTCCGGCAAGATCATGCTCCATGTACTCAAACACGAGGTACAAACTCCCCGACACGCTCGATATCACGATGGCTTCGAGCCTCATCACGTTCGGGTGGTCTAACCGGCGGAGGATGCCGATCTCCCTCGCCATGAAACGAACACTCTCCGGATCCATCTGAATGAATCTCACTTTCTTCATCGCTACAATCCTGTCGGTCTTGAGATCGCGAGCCTTGTAGACGCTACTATACGTCCCTTGTCCGATCTGCACAGTTAGGTATAGGCGTGTTAGCAAACCAACGTCGTGCAAGCTCCGACGAGTTTAAGGGGAAACCCTACTTTCTTTAACTTCTCGTATGAATCCGCGCTCCGCGGAGCCCATCCTTTGACGGCCTCACCGGCAGCTGAAGTGAGCCAAGGCGGCCACCCTGCGGCCGCTGCCTCCCCTTTGGCGCCTTGGGGAAGACTCGTGATACTCGAGACGGGCTCTTGCTTCCCTCTTCCTCTCATTGAACCCAATGTCAAATGCCTACTGTGTCCGCTCGCGGGCCTATCGATGATCTTATCCTTGGGGTTTTGTTCGGCCGGAACAGAACTCGAGCTCGATTTTAACAAGGAGTGCGAACGCCGGGAGCCATCGTTGCCTTTCACTGTGACCTCCTCCGGTGGAGTCAGCTCAACTGGAGATTTGCTTCTCTCCTTCTCTTTCTTCGCTTCATGTTCGGCAACGTGATCGTTAACATCGGTTCCTTTTGAACATAGGCACCCCATAATATGTATTCCttattttctctaaaattaagacaaaaataaaaattctcaaCGCATGATGCCCTCGAAAAATCTTGATGATATGTTGCACCtcttgaaaattcaaaattgtttCCGGAAATCCCAAAATCTGTTGAATGA harbors:
- the LOC131010282 gene encoding probable serine/threonine-protein kinase At1g09600 translates to MGCLCSKGTDVNDHVAEHEAKKEKERSKSPVELTPPEEVTVKGNDGSRRSHSLLKSSSSSVPAEQNPKDKIIDRPASGHSRHLTLGSMRGRGKQEPVSSITSLPQGAKGEAAAAGWPPWLTSAAGEAVKGWAPRSADSYEKLKKIGQGTYSSVYKARDLKTDRIVAMKKVRFIQMDPESVRFMAREIGILRRLDHPNVMRLEAIVISSVSGSLYLVFEYMEHDLAGLLASTKVKFTEPQIKCYMQQILHGLEHCHSRGILHRDIKGANILVDSNGALKIADFGLATILNPSKKHPLTSRVVTLWYRAPELLLGATDYGAAIDLWSVGCILAELFTGKPIMPGRTEVEQTHKIFKLCGSPTEAFWKKTKLPLASSFRTQRVYKRSLSQTFKDLPSSALALLEVLLSIDPQERGTASSALKSGFFTSKPLPCEPSKLPRYPSSKELEARIRDEEAKRRRGESGKGGKEDNASKISSIQKAIPEGQGKPNTSTHYQYNPDSGNGFPIVPPRVKNGCTHQSKSVIHPNAAGYSWNKKMNEDPDHSVHGLRHQHPAELMRQGTELRQPIVDSSDFHPKNGRRGLNNDSTGYMPKRNRIIYSGPLMPPGGNMEDMLKEHERQIQAAVRKAKLDKVRSNVNIETK